The Temnothorax longispinosus isolate EJ_2023e chromosome 12, Tlon_JGU_v1, whole genome shotgun sequence genome includes a window with the following:
- the LOC139822851 gene encoding uncharacterized protein isoform X1 codes for MPQGSIQWQGTQRRACGPGANWNVQVVRGKVTTRCLWHACKALGIGLLLMLLGACMATIGYYADQLSVAQEIRGNITVKVKNESRGFHLNNLSYAGPVVMGLGGFIVVAACVMTFEARDSAAKVVPARYRFNQASTLRSSKSQRNRRSTSSQTTKWDHQLGLFRVNRSPSPSTHEVSRKQLTAEFMQFSKDLREKGVAHSIKKSPSAPTLVDKKSPRRRSPKYAGCSLLNPELLQRHALSVDNPSYSPHQISRESLEHQKMSGSQASMAMDLHIPNKGPVTLKVKDRSDTARRHQLLRQTKVEDVEEVDEATRPPPTLVHSPKLPGAYCRYPDDFVPRKRNSIDLRLLEELTVVSKEFSKASPRDFRKVSSPNFRKMSFDRIGGDRRFDRTMGHRKASLEFRRSPDFRRGDYRKLSIDRFSVDCTRCMFDDAEIKSRANSGENLRRQPRHPKLHHSRSDDNRRRSFDRHPKDPQSSRHSLNTQAVMEGCGSDCEPKYFTTVSLDAEESRGDNSDESHVLDIEEANPSALSSEGPTEDDMLLEEPELENVTEIDVESSGDDLDDDEKCESCRSSERTDTTVQGQNPIIIADDMDSRTIAEEAAHNSGQIEHNEKYETTLYIEDDEV; via the exons ATGCCACAAGGAAGCATTCAATGGCAGGGGACGCAGAGAAGAGCCTGCGGGCCTGGGGCTAATTGGAACGTGCAG GTGGTGAGAGGCAAGGTGACAACGCGGTGTTTGTGGCACGCCTGCAAAGCTCTCGGAATTGGGCTGCTGCTAATGCTTTTAGGAGCTTGCATGGCGACCATAG GATATTACGCGGACCAGCTGTCGGTGGCGCAAGAGATCAGAGGTAATATCACGGTAAAGGTGAAGAACGAGTCGCGCGGATTTCACCTGAATAATCTGAGCTACGCCGGCCCTGTCGTTATGGGTCTGGGAG GCTTCATTGTGGTAGCTGCCTGCGTGATGACTTTCGAAGCGCGTGACAGCGCGGCCAAGGTGGTGCCAGCTCGCTATCGCTTCAACCAGGCATCAACGCTGAGGAGTTCGAAAAGCCAGCGCAACAGAAGATCGACATCGAGCCAGACAACAAAATGGGACCATCAGCTGGGCCTGTTTAGGGTGAACCGCAGCCCGAGTCCCAGTACGCACGAAGTCTCGAGGAAACAGCTGACGGCGGAGTTTATGCAGTTCTCAAAGGATCTGCGGGAAAAAGGCGTGGCGCACTCCATAAAGAAGAGCCCGAGCGCACCAACGTTAGTCGACAAAAAGTCGCCGCGCCGAAGATCGCCTAAATACGCGGGTTGCTCGCTACTTAATCCAGAATTGCTGCAGAGACACGCTCTTTCGGTCGACAATCCGAGCTACAGCCCGCATCAG ATCAGCAGAGAAAGCCTGGAGCATCAAAAGATGAGTGGTAGTCAAGCTTCAATGGCGATGGATTTACATATACCGAACAAAGGTCCCGTTACGCTCAAAGTGAAGGACCGATCCGACACAGCGAGACGACATCAGCTGCTTCGTCAAACAAAAGTGGAAGACGTTGAGGAAGTGGATGAAGCTACGCGACCACCGCCGACTCTCGTGCACTCGCCTAAATTGCCAG GTGCTTATTGTAGATATCCAGACGACTTCGTgccaagaaaaagaaattcaataGATCTGAGACTGTTGGAAGAGTTGACGGTGGTATCGAAAGAATTCAGTAAGGCCTCGCCACGGGACTTCCGCAAAGTCTCCTCGCCAAACTTCCGTAAAATGTCCTTCGACAGAATCGGCGGCGATCGTCGCTTCGACAGAACGATGGGACATCGAAAAGCTAGCCTCGAGTTCCGAAGAAGTCCGGATTTCCGAAGGGGAGACTACAG GAAGCTATCGATAGACAGATTCAGCGTCGATTGTACCCGGTGCATGTTTGACGACGCAGAGATAAAGTCCCGAGCGAACAGCGGGGAGAATCTGCGAAGGCAACCGCGTCATCCTAAGCTACATCATTCTAGATCGGACGACAACAGACGGCGATCCTTCGACAGGCACCCGAAGGATCCTCAGTCGAGTCGGCACTCCCTGAATACTCAGGCCGTTATGGAGGGCTGCGGATCTGATTGCGAGCCGAAATACTTTACGACGGTGTCCCTCGACGCCGAGGAGAGCCGCGGCGACAATTCTGACGAGAGTCACGTACTGGATATCGAGGAGGCGAATCCTAGCGCTTTGTCATCCGAGGGGCCTACGGAGGACGATATGCTGCTCGAGGAACCGGAATTGGAGAACGTCACGGAGATTGACGTGGAAAGCTCGGGGGATGATCTCGATGACGATGAGAAATGCGAGTCGTGCAGATCGAGCGAGAGGACCGATACGACGGTGCAAGGACAAAATCCCATAATTATCGCCGACGACATGGACTCGCGGACGATAGCTGAGGAAGCGGCGCACAATTCGGGGCAGATCGAGCACAATGAGAAATATGAAACAACTTTGTACATAGAAGATGACGAGGTATGA
- the LOC139822851 gene encoding uncharacterized protein isoform X2 produces the protein MGLGGFIVVAACVMTFEARDSAAKVVPARYRFNQASTLRSSKSQRNRRSTSSQTTKWDHQLGLFRVNRSPSPSTHEVSRKQLTAEFMQFSKDLREKGVAHSIKKSPSAPTLVDKKSPRRRSPKYAGCSLLNPELLQRHALSVDNPSYSPHQISRESLEHQKMSGSQASMAMDLHIPNKGPVTLKVKDRSDTARRHQLLRQTKVEDVEEVDEATRPPPTLVHSPKLPGAYCRYPDDFVPRKRNSIDLRLLEELTVVSKEFSKASPRDFRKVSSPNFRKMSFDRIGGDRRFDRTMGHRKASLEFRRSPDFRRGDYRKLSIDRFSVDCTRCMFDDAEIKSRANSGENLRRQPRHPKLHHSRSDDNRRRSFDRHPKDPQSSRHSLNTQAVMEGCGSDCEPKYFTTVSLDAEESRGDNSDESHVLDIEEANPSALSSEGPTEDDMLLEEPELENVTEIDVESSGDDLDDDEKCESCRSSERTDTTVQGQNPIIIADDMDSRTIAEEAAHNSGQIEHNEKYETTLYIEDDEV, from the exons ATGGGTCTGGGAG GCTTCATTGTGGTAGCTGCCTGCGTGATGACTTTCGAAGCGCGTGACAGCGCGGCCAAGGTGGTGCCAGCTCGCTATCGCTTCAACCAGGCATCAACGCTGAGGAGTTCGAAAAGCCAGCGCAACAGAAGATCGACATCGAGCCAGACAACAAAATGGGACCATCAGCTGGGCCTGTTTAGGGTGAACCGCAGCCCGAGTCCCAGTACGCACGAAGTCTCGAGGAAACAGCTGACGGCGGAGTTTATGCAGTTCTCAAAGGATCTGCGGGAAAAAGGCGTGGCGCACTCCATAAAGAAGAGCCCGAGCGCACCAACGTTAGTCGACAAAAAGTCGCCGCGCCGAAGATCGCCTAAATACGCGGGTTGCTCGCTACTTAATCCAGAATTGCTGCAGAGACACGCTCTTTCGGTCGACAATCCGAGCTACAGCCCGCATCAG ATCAGCAGAGAAAGCCTGGAGCATCAAAAGATGAGTGGTAGTCAAGCTTCAATGGCGATGGATTTACATATACCGAACAAAGGTCCCGTTACGCTCAAAGTGAAGGACCGATCCGACACAGCGAGACGACATCAGCTGCTTCGTCAAACAAAAGTGGAAGACGTTGAGGAAGTGGATGAAGCTACGCGACCACCGCCGACTCTCGTGCACTCGCCTAAATTGCCAG GTGCTTATTGTAGATATCCAGACGACTTCGTgccaagaaaaagaaattcaataGATCTGAGACTGTTGGAAGAGTTGACGGTGGTATCGAAAGAATTCAGTAAGGCCTCGCCACGGGACTTCCGCAAAGTCTCCTCGCCAAACTTCCGTAAAATGTCCTTCGACAGAATCGGCGGCGATCGTCGCTTCGACAGAACGATGGGACATCGAAAAGCTAGCCTCGAGTTCCGAAGAAGTCCGGATTTCCGAAGGGGAGACTACAG GAAGCTATCGATAGACAGATTCAGCGTCGATTGTACCCGGTGCATGTTTGACGACGCAGAGATAAAGTCCCGAGCGAACAGCGGGGAGAATCTGCGAAGGCAACCGCGTCATCCTAAGCTACATCATTCTAGATCGGACGACAACAGACGGCGATCCTTCGACAGGCACCCGAAGGATCCTCAGTCGAGTCGGCACTCCCTGAATACTCAGGCCGTTATGGAGGGCTGCGGATCTGATTGCGAGCCGAAATACTTTACGACGGTGTCCCTCGACGCCGAGGAGAGCCGCGGCGACAATTCTGACGAGAGTCACGTACTGGATATCGAGGAGGCGAATCCTAGCGCTTTGTCATCCGAGGGGCCTACGGAGGACGATATGCTGCTCGAGGAACCGGAATTGGAGAACGTCACGGAGATTGACGTGGAAAGCTCGGGGGATGATCTCGATGACGATGAGAAATGCGAGTCGTGCAGATCGAGCGAGAGGACCGATACGACGGTGCAAGGACAAAATCCCATAATTATCGCCGACGACATGGACTCGCGGACGATAGCTGAGGAAGCGGCGCACAATTCGGGGCAGATCGAGCACAATGAGAAATATGAAACAACTTTGTACATAGAAGATGACGAGGTATGA